The genome window CGCCGGCCTGCGCAAGCTCTCGAACAAGAAGGTGATGCAGACCGCGCTCACCACCCTCAAGGGCCGCGCCACCGTGCGCCGCGCGATGTGGTCGCGCCGTGCCCAGGAATACGAGGCGAAGATCAACTCCGGCGATCCGGTGTCGATCGCCGAGGTGGTGCGCGACCTTCACCGCAACGCCCGCAACGCCGAGCAATCCTACAGCGAACGCCAGATCTACGAGCAGGCGCTCGAGCGCCTCGCGCACGAGGTCGCCGCGGTCGAGAAGATCGACCACGAGGAGGCCACCCGCCGCCTCGAGACCCTGCTCGAAGCCGCCTGAGCGCGCCGATCCCTTCGCGCGACCCCCGCGACACGCGTTGTCGCGGGGGTTTTTGCGTGTAATACTCGGGACGTAATCCTCGGGAGGGCGCAATGGGACAATCGGAAGTGTGGCGCACGTTCGACAGCCCCGGCAGACTCTGGGTGGTCGGGGCGGTCCACGGCGAGGCCGACCGCCTGCGCAGCGTCCACGACCAGCTCTCCCGCCAGTTCCACCCCGACGACCGCGTCGTCTACACCGGCGACCTGATGGGCTACGGCCCCGACGTGGTCGGCGCGGTCAACGAACTCCTGCTGTTCCGCCGCGCGCTGATGGCGCGGCACGAGGTCGATCCGGAGAACATCGTCGTCCTGCGCGGCGCGCAGGAGGAGATGTGGCGCAAGCTTCTGCAGCTCCATTTCGCTCCCGATCCCGCCGGCGTGCTCGACTGGATGCTCGGGCGCGGCCTCGACGCCAGCCTCCGGGCCTACGGCCTCAACGCGACCGAGGCGATGAACGCCGCCCGCGAGGGGCGGACCGCCCTCTCGCGCTGGGCGGGCCACGCGGCCGACGTGATGAACGATCACGACGGGCACCGCGCCCTGATGGCGCACCTCAAACACGCCGCCGTCGTCGGCGACGGCTCGATGCTGGTGGTCAACGCCGGATTCGAGCGCGGCGTCGCCCTCGACAAGCAGCTCGACTCCTTCTGGTGGGGCGGCGCCGATTTCGACACGCTCACCCCCGAAGCCACCGGCTTCAACCTCGCGGTGCGCGGCTCCGCCCGCGGCGCGTCGGGCGTCCGCTTCGGCCGCTACGTCGTCACTCTCGACGGCGGCGCGGGCCGCGGCGGATCGGTCTGCGCCGCCCTCTTCGGCCCGGACGGACACACGGTTCAGGTGATCGAGGTCTGAGGCGCGGCGGGAGCGGATCCCGCCGCGATTTTCCGGTTGCCGCGGTCAGCGGCGCTCCCGGTCGGTTTTGTCGCGCATCGCGGTGCGCACCATCTTGCCGAATGCGCGGTCGCGGGCGCGGCGCTCGGCGAGGCTCGCGGTGTTGAACGCGTTCTCGGCGGCGAGTTTGCGCCAGCGCGCCAGGCGTTGCGGGTCGAGGCGCCCGGCCGCGATCGCGGCGCGGATCGCGCATCCCGGTTCGGCGTCGTGGGTGCAGTCGGAGAACCGGCACGTCCGCGCGAGGGCGACGATGTCGTCGAAGACCTCGTCGAGGCCGTCGCGCGCGTCGGCGAGTTGCAGCTCCCGCATGCCGGGGGTGTCGAGCAGCCAGCCGCCGTGGGCCAGGCGGTGCAGCGCCCGGGCGGTGGTGGTGTGGCGTCCGCGGTCGTCGTCGGCGCGGATCGCGCCGGTGGCGGCGGAGCTTCCGGCGAGGGTGTTGACGAGCGTGGATTTGCCGACGCCCGAGGAGCCCAGCAGGGCCACCGTCTGCCCCGGTCCGCACCAGACGCCGAGTCCGGCCGCGGCGCTTGCATCGCGGGCGTCGAGAGTCTCGACGATCAGGCCGGGGAGGAGGCGGCGCGCGGTTCGGGCGTAGTCGCCGGCGTCGTCGGCGAGGTCGGCCTTGGTGAGAACCACCACCGGCAGCACTCCGGCCTCGCGGGCGAGGACGAGGTAGCGTTCGATCCGCGCCGGGTTGAAGTCGCGGTTGCACGACGACACCACGAACAACGTGTCGACGTTGGCGGCGATCAACTGGACCTCGCGGCCGGTGCCGGCGGCGCGCCGCTGGAACAGGCTGGTCCGGCCGAGGATGCGGACCGGGCGCAGGGTGTCGCGCGCGACGATCAGCCAGTCGCCGACGGTGGGATGGGTGGCGTCCGGCAGGCGGGACGGGATCGTCGCGTCGACGGTCTCGCCCAGGACGGCGATCCGGTCGCGATGCACGGCCATGACGCGGACGGCAAGATGGTCGGGGGAGTCGCTCGGGGAGAACTGGGCGGCGAAAGACGGAGTCCAGCCGAGGTCGGCCAGACGGAGGTCGGGTGAAGGCATTGCGATGTCACCGGCTGTTGCGATTCCCTTGGGAATCGGAAGGTAAGACAACAGGCGCGGAGCCCTGGAACGGGCGTCCGGTCGCCGGGTCGGCTTCCTCGGGCCGGGGAGACGCCTTCGCCCGGATTAGCGGGCGGAGAGGATCACCGGGCCTTGCCGACCGTGGTGACGACAATGGCCGACACAAAACCTCCTGGGTTCGATTGCGATGGTTCCGTTTTAGGCGCTCGGAGCGGTGGCCGCAAGGCCTTCGCTCAGGCCGCGACGACGCGCCGGGTCGCTGCGTAATGGCCGAGGTAGCGCGCCGCGACGTAGGCGACGACGACGGTGGCGATCAGCAGCTCCATCGTCGCCCAATGCCGCAGCGGCGCGACCGCGTCCGGCGCGAGGCCCGCCTGCTCGAAGTAGCGGGCGGCCTTGAACGAGGCGTTGGCGGCGATCACGGTGGGAAAGGTGAAGGCGGCGTAGCCGGGCGAGAACGGCAGACGCAGGAGTTCGCTGAAGCCGATGTAGACGACGATCGCCATGAGGATGCCGAGGCCGAGAAGGACGACGACGGTGAGGAGGTTGGGCTCGGCGACGAACGAGAGATATCCGGCGAGGCAGAGGTTCGGCGGCGCGGCCATGATCGCGATGGTGGGGCGCGCGGGCGGCGCGATGGTGTCGCGGAAGATCAGGCGGTGCAGCATCATCGGCAGCATCGCCGCGTAGGCCGCGATGCCGAACCACAGGCAGGCGTCGGCGAGGGGGCGCCAGGGCTCGCCGGGGACGGTGAGGACGGCCACGACGATGCCGATCGGCGGCACGAACCAGCTCGGCACCATGTGCGACAGCTGGGGGTCGCGGGCGCGGTGGACGACGAACACCGTGAAGAACCCGATATGCGCGGCGACCGCGGCGAGCCAGAGCGGGGTGTGGAGCGGGCCGGTGCTGGCGGAGATCACCATCGTCGCCATCGCCAGGGTGGGGATCACCGAGCCGACCACCGGATGCGCGAGTTCGGTCATCAGGATGCGCGGGTGGGCGAGGAACTTCGCGATCACCGCGAGGACGATCGCCCCCGCCGCCAGAGCGCCCGCGGCGCGCACGCCGACCGCGGCGGGAAATTCCGCCTGCCACAGCGCGGCAAGACTGGCGAGCCCGAGCGCGAGGCCCGCGGCGGGAGTGGGGAAGGCGGCGAGGCGGTCGCGCAGCGGCATCGGGAATCTCCACGGGAAACGGTGTGGACTGGAGGTAACGCCGATCCCGTGGAAATTGAAACTAAACGTATTCGACGGTATGTTCAATTTTCATGAACATCTCGGCGATCACGCTCCGGCAGTTGCGGGTCTTCGACGCGGTGGCCCGGCACGGCTCGCTGACCCGCGCGGCGGCGGACCTGTTCGTGACCAAGGCGGCGGTGTCGGTGGCGCTGCGGGAGCTGGAGGCGCAGCTCGGCACGCCGCTGTTCGACCGCATCGGCAACCGCTTGCGGCTCAACGCCTGCGGCGCGCAACTGCGGCCGCTGGCCGACGACGTGCTGGCGCGGGTGGCGGCGCTCGAAAACGCGTTCGGCGGCGACGGGCTGGGCGGCGCGCTTCGGATCGGCGCGAGCGTGACGATCGGCAACCACATCCTGCCGCGTCTGCTGGCCGCCTATCTGCCGCGGGTGACGATTCCGCCGCCGCAGGTGACGATCGCCAACACCGCGCGGCTGGCCGAGATGCTGCTGCGCTACGACCTCGACGTGGCGTTCGTCGAGGGCAGCACCCACGGCGCGCCGTTGGCGGTGGAACCGCTGTGGCGCGACCGGCTCCGCGTGATCGCCGCGCCCGGCCACCGCCTGGCGGACGGGCGGCCGCACCGGGTGGTGGAACTGGCGGGCGAAACCTGGGTGTTGCGGGAGGCGGATTCCGGGACGCGCGAGCAGTTCGCGCGGCATTTCGAGCCCGAGATTCCCTGGACCCTCGGCCTCGAATTCAACTCCAACGAGGCGATCGTCGGCGCGGTGGCGGCGGGGCTGGGGCTCGGCTTCCTCTCCGAACTGGCGATCGCCGACGCTCTCGCCGCCGGGCGGATCGCGGCGGTCGCGCTGGACGCGAACCACGAACGCAGCCTCGATGCGGCGCTGGCGCGGGGCAAGTTCCAAAGCCCGCTGCTGCGGGACTTCCTGGAGTTCTGTCGGGTCTGGCGCGCCTGACTTCAGGCGGCGTCGGGCATCAGGCGTTTCTGCGCGGCGGCGACCATCGCCTGGAGCGTTTCGACCTCGATGCCGTCGCGGCGCAGCACCGCGTGCAGCGTGGGGTCGCGATAGAGTTCGGTTAGCAGGGGTTCCTCGGCGCCGCTGAATGCGGTGGCGCGGCGGTCGGAAACCGGCGGCGGATTGGCGACTTCGCCCATCGTCTTCGTCCTCCTCGATCCGATTCCGTTGGCCGAGAGACGACCGCGGAATGCGGTCGTCGGTTCGCAACGTGTGTGATTTGGGGCGGGCTGGCTGTGATGTCCATCGCACCAGCGCCCCTATAACGAATCGATCACCGAATTTGTTCCGGGTTGTCACGAAAACGGGCGGCGGGATCGCTCCCGCCGCCCGGCCTTCCGATGCTGCGCGCCGTCGTTAGGCGGCGGCGAGGTTCCTCAGCACGTAGGGGAGGATGCCGCCGTGGCGCATGTAGGAGAGTTCGTCCTCGGTATCGATGCGGCAGGTCACCACCACCTCTTCCCGGGTGCCGTCGGCGCGGGTGATTTCCACCGTCACGTCCTGGCGCGGCTGGATCGCCGCGAGGCCGCGGATGGTGAAGGTTTCGCTGCCGTCGAGGTCGAGGGTCTTGCGGGTGGTGCCCGGCTTGAACTGCAACGGCAGGATGCCCATGCCGACGAGGTTCGAGCGGTGGATGCGCTCGAAGCTCTCGACGATCACCGCGCGCACGCCGAGGAGCTTGGTGCCCTTGGCCGCCCAGTCGCGCGACGAGCCGGTGCCGTATTCCTTGCCCGCCACCACCACCAGCGGCACGCCGCGTTCCTCGTACTTCATCGCCGCGTCGTAGATCGACATCGGCTCGCCTTCGGGCATCAAGCGGGTGACGCCGCCTTCGGTGCCGGGGGCCATTTCGTTCTTGATGCGGATGTTGGCGAAGGTGCCGCGCATCATCACTTCATGGTTGCCGCGGCGCGCGCCGTAGCTGTTGAAGTCGGCCTTGGAGATCTGCCGTTCGGCGAGGTAGGTGCCGGCCGGACCCGCGGCCTTGATGTTGCCCGCGGGGGAGATGTGGTCGGTGGTGACGGAATCGCCCAGGATCGCCAGCGGCCGCGCGCCGACGATGTCGTCGATGCCGGGCGGGTCCATCGTCAGGTCGTCGAAGTAGGGCGGGTTCTTGACGTAGGTCGAGCCTTCGTCCCACGAGTAGGTCAGCCCCTCGGGGAATTCGACCTTGCGCCATTCCTCCGGGCCGACGAACACGTCGGCGTAGCGGCGACGGTACATCTCCGGCGTGACGAACTTGGCGATCGCCTCCTGGATCTCGTGGGGCGTCGGCCAGATGTCCTTGAGGAACACCGGCTTGCCGTCCTTGTCCTCGCCCAGCGGGGCGGTGACGAGATCGACCCCGACCGACCCGGCGATCGCGTAGGCGACCACCAGCGGCGGCGAGGCGAGGTAGTTCGCCTTGGTGTTGGGGGAGACGCGACCCTCGAAGTTGCGGTTGCCGGACAGCACCGCCGCGACCGTGAGGTCCTGCGCGTCGATCGCCTCCACCAGTTCGTCGGCGAGCGGGCCGGAGTTGCCGATGCAGGTGGTGCAGCCGTAGCCGACGACGTCGAAGCCGAGGGCCTCGAGCGCGGGCATCAGACCGGCCGCCTCGAGATAGTCGGTGACCACCTGGCTGCCGGGGGCGAGCGAGGTCTTGACCCACGGCTTGGCCTTCAGGCCCTTGGCCACCGCCTTCTGCGCCAGCAGGCCCGCGGCCATCAGCACCGACGGGTTGGAGGTGTTGGTGCATGAGGTGATCGCGGCGATCATCACGTCGCCGTGGCCGATGGTGTAGTCCTGGCCGGTCACCGGGAAGCGCCGGCTCATGTCGGCGGCGGGGTAGGCGTTGCGGAACGCGGTGGCCGCCTGGGCGAGCGAGATGCGGTCCTGCGGGCGCTTCGGCCCGGCGAGCGAGGGCTGCACCGTGCCCATGTCGAGTTCGAGGGTGTCGGTGAACACCGGCTCGGGGGTGCTCGCGTCGCGCCACAGGCCCTGCGCCTTGGCGTAGGCCTCGACGAGCTTGATCCGCTGCGGGTCGCGGCCGGTGAAGGCGAGGAAGCGCAGGGTCTCCGCGTCGATCGGGAAGAAGCCGCAGGTGGCGCCGTATTCCGGCGCCATGTTGGCGATCGTCGCGCGGTCGGTGAGCGGCATGTCGTCGAGGCCGGGGCCGTAGAATTCGACGAACTTGCCGACCACGCCCTTCTTGCGCAGCATCTCGGTGACGGTGAGCACGAGGTCGGTGGCGGTGGTGCCCGAGGGTAGCTTGCCGGTGATGCGGAAGCCGACGACCTCGGGGATCAGCATCGACACCGGCTGTCCGAGCATCGCCGCCTCGGCCTCGATGCCGCCGACGCCCCAGCCGAGCACCGCCTGACCGTTGACCATGGTGGTGTGGCTGTCGGTGCCGACCAGAGTGTCGGGATACGCGATCTCGGCGCCGTCGTCGCAGGTGCCGGTCCACACCGTCTGCGCCAGGTACTCGACGTTGACCTGATGGCAGATGCCGGTGCCGGGCGGCACCACGCGGAAGTTGTCGAAGGCGGTCTGGCCCCAGCGCAGGAAGGCGTAACGCTCGCCGTTGCGGGCGAACTCCAGCGCCATGTTGCGCGCCATCGCCGCGGGGGAGCCGAACGCGTCGACCATCACCGAGTGGTCGATGACGAGGTCGACCGGGGAGAGCGGATTGATCTTCTTCGGGTCGCCGCCGAGCTTGACCATCGCGTCGCGCATCGCCGCGAGGTCGACGATGCCGGGCACACCGGTGAAGTCCTGCATCAGCACGCGCGCCGGGCGGTAGGCGATCTCCTGCTCCGAGGTGCGGGTTTCGAGCCACGCGCCCATCGCCTTGATGTCGTCGACGGTGACGGTCTTGCCGTCCTCGTGGCGCAACAGATTTTCGAGCAGCACCTTGAGCGAGAACGGCAGGCGGGAGAGCCCGGGAATGCCCGCCTCGGCGGCGGGGATGCTGAAGTAGTCGTAGGACTTGCCTTCGACGGTGAGGGTTTTTCGGGTGTTCAGGGTGTCCTGGCCACACGTCGTCATGGATTCCTCCGGTTTCTTAACGGGCGGTTGGAAGGTGCGAGACAGGACGTGCGAATTCACCGGATGCCCGGTGGCGAGTGGCGACTCCGATCGGCACGTCGGATCGACTTTAGATTTATCCATTCCGCCGGTCGGGGCAAGAACCCGGGGGGTAATTTTTCCGTTCGCGCGAATGCCACTCAGTCGCGTAGGCCGTCGGCCTCCGGCCCCAGATCCTCGCGCCACGGGCGCAGTCTTTCCAGGACCATGAGCCCCGCCGCCAGCGCCGCGGCGAAGGCGAGCGCCACCGCCCAGAAGGGCAGGCCCAGCAACGCGTCGAACGTGAGCTTGCCCGGACCGCCGGAGAGCAGGGGGCGCAGCGCCGGTTCGGCATAGCCGAACGCGACCGCCCCGGCGAGGCCGCCCGCGAGGGTGAACCATGCGTCGCGATAGCCCGCGCCGATCTGCGCGAACACCGTGCCCGGGCACGCGCCCGCGAGCACGATGCCGATGCCGAGCAGGCTGCCGCCCGCGACGTTGGCGCCGAACTCGGCGGCCTTGGGGTGGAGCTTCACGCCCCAGATGCCGTTGAGCGCGGCGAGCACCACCAGGCCGGTGATCACCGCCGCGACGAACATCTTGAGCATCGTGAAGCTGCGGAACTGCATCTGTCCGACGATCACGCCGGGCTCGAACACCCGCCCCTTCTCCAGGGCGAAGCCGAACGCCGCGCCCATGGCGAGGCCGAGCATCATCATAGCCGTCACGCCCATGCTCAGACCCTCCGCATCAGCAGCGCCGCGCCGATCCCGGCGGCGAACATCGCCGCGACGGTGACGCCGGAGGAGACCGCCAACTGGGCGAGTCCGGAAATTCCATGCCCCGAGGTGCAGCCACCCGCGATCCGCGCGCCGAACAACAGGATGAAACCACCCGCGAACGCCATCGCCGCGCGCGGCGCGAAGGTCGCGATGCCGGTGGCCTTGCGCCACGCCGGCGCAACCGCGCCGCGGCGGGTGCCGGAGAGGCGGGCGGACAGGAACGCGCCGAGCGCGATTCCCGCCACCAGCGCCACCTGCCACCAGTTCTTGCCGCCCGCCGCGTGGGCGGCGAAATAGGCGTTGTCGATCGCGCCGGGGTCGAACCACGCGGCGACGTGCGCGCCCAGGGTGACGAACGACGACGACGCGCCGAGCGCGGTGTTCACCAGAAGAAACGCCGGAACCTGCAGCAGGCCGATGAGCACGCCTGCGGCGTAGGGCGACCAGGTGCGGCGGCGCAAGGCCGCGCCGCCGCACCGCACCGGGCAGGTGGGCGCGAGGCCGCGCGCGTCGTAACGAAGTTCGGACATGGCGGTTCTCCGAGGGGATTTAATATGATTTATATCTAATATAATGACCGGCGCGGTCAAGGGTTGCGCAATCCCCGGCCGCCACGCACCTCAGGAGCGGATGTTCGAGGAGACGACGTTTCCGTGGATCTTGTGCTTACGATTCTGGCGCTGCTCGCGGCGGTGATCGCCGCGGGCGTGATCGAGAAGGCGCTGCGGCTGCCGCTGCCGCGGCCGCTGCTGCAGATCGGCGTCGGCGCGGCGATCGGCGCGGTCGGCGGCCTCGGCCTGCCGCTCGACCCGGAGGTGTTCTTCCTCCTCTTCCTGCCGCCGCTCTTGTTCCTCGACGGCTGGCGGATCCCGCGCGAGGAGGTGCTGCGCGACACCGGCCCGATCCTCGAACTCGCCCTCGGCTTGGTAGCGTTCACCGTGCTCGGCCTCGGCTGGCTGATGCACTGGGCGATCCCGTCGCTGCCGCTGCCGGTGGCGTTTGCGCTCGCCGCGGTTCTCGCCCCCACCGACCCCCTGGCGGTGGCGGCGATCGCGCAGCGGGTGAAGATTCCCAAGCGGATGATGAACATTCTCGAGGGCGAGGCGCTGCTCAACGACGCCACCGCGCTGGTGTGCTTCCGCTTCGCCGTCGCGGCCGCGGCGAGCGGCGCGTTCGCCCCCGCCGCGGTGGTGGGCGAATTCGTCTGGGTGGCGGTGCTCGGCGTCGGCGTCGGCGTCGCCTTCGCCTGGGCGGCGAGCCGCGCGGGCGGCTGGCTCGGCCGCGCCTTCGCCGACGACAGCGGCATCCTCATTCTCGTCAGCCTGCTGATTCCCTACGCCGCCTATCTCCTCGCCGTCGAGATCGGCGCGTCGGGGATTCTCGCGGCGGTCGCCGCCGGGCTCGCGCTCAACTTCATGGATACCACCGCGCTGCCGCTCGCCCACACCCGCCTGCGCGGCAATCTGGTGTGGGATATGATCGCCTACACCGCCAACGGCGTGATCTTCGTCCTCCTCGGCGAGCAGATGCCCGCGATCCTCGGCCGCGCCGACGCGATCGCCGCCTACGCCGGGCACGACAGCCCGTGGTGGCTGGCGCTCTACGTCGTCGGCGTGTTCCTCGCCCTCGGCCTGCTGCGGCTGGCGTGGGTCGGGGTGTCGCTGCACGTGTTCCTGTTCCGCACCCGCGCGACGCCGCCGAAGGCACGCCTGCGCCTGATCGCGGCGATGGCGGTTTCGGGCGTGCGCGGCGCGGTGACCCTGGCGGCGGTGCTGAGCCTGCCGCTGCTCACCGAGGCGGGCGACGCCTTCCCCGCGCGCGATCTCGCGATCTTCATCGCCATGGGGGTGATCGTGGTGTCGCTGGCGGGCGCGACGCTGGCGCTGCCGCGGCTGCTGGCGGGGTGCGAGATGCCTTCGGAGTCCGGCGACGAGGCAGCCGAGGACGCGGCGGTGGTGGCCGCCGCCCGCGCCGCCCTCGCCGCGGTCGAGCGGTTGCAGCACGTGCTCGCCCACGACAATCCGCAGGCGGAGCGGATCATCCAGGTGGCGGCGCAGGTGATGGAGACCTATCACCGCCGCATCGCCCGCCGCGACGGCAAGCAGGTGGAGGGCGGCCGCTGGGCCGACGGTATCGAGCGCGAGATGCGCCTCGCCGCCCTGCGCGCCGAGCGCGTCGAGATCATGCGCCGGGTGCGCGCCCGCAAGCTCGGCAGCGCCACCGCGCGGCGGCTGATCTCCGCCCTCGATCTCCTCGAAACCCGCCATTCCGGCGAGCTCCACCGCTGAGGCGATTTCGGATGAAACTCCCCCGTCTTCGGCTATCATGACGCCATGCCCGGCTCGCCGTTCGCCCTTCCCCTGCCGCCCCAGCCGTTTCCGCTGATCCTGCGGGACGCCGCCTGCGCGCGCGGCGAGGCGCAGGTATTTTCCGGGCTCGATCTCGCCGTCGAGGCGGGCGGTCTGTGGCTGGTACGCGGCGTCAACGGCGCGGGCAAGACCACGCTACTGCGTCTGCTCGCCGGGTTGCTCCGGCCCGCGCGCGGCGCGGCGCTGTGGGGGGATGGGCGCACCCCCCGCGCCGCACCCGAGCGCGCGCTTCTGGTGGGGCACCAGGATGCGCTCAAGCCCGCGCTGTCGGTCGCCGAGAACCTCGGTTTCTGGGCGCGCTTCCTCGGCGTCGCCGAAATGCCCTGGCCGCAGGCGAGCGATCCGTTCGGGGTGTGGGCGCTCGCCGACGTGCCGGTGCGGACCCTTTCGGCGGGGCAGAAGCGGCGGGTCTCGCTCACCCGCCTGGCGTTCGCGCGCGCGCCGCTGTGGCTGCTCGACGAA of uncultured Alphaproteobacteria bacterium contains these proteins:
- the ccmA gene encoding heme exporter subunit; ATP-binding component of ABC superfamily (Evidence 2a : Function of homologous gene experimentally demonstrated in an other organism; PubMedId : 10339610, 12196152, 7635817; Product type t : transporter); amino-acid sequence: MPGSPFALPLPPQPFPLILRDAACARGEAQVFSGLDLAVEAGGLWLVRGVNGAGKTTLLRLLAGLLRPARGAALWGDGRTPRAAPERALLVGHQDALKPALSVAENLGFWARFLGVAEMPWPQASDPFGVWALADVPVRTLSAGQKRRVSLTRLAFARAPLWLLDEPTTALDAAGQRIVWELIALHRRRGGAVVVTTHAKGTVEGANELVLGEAR